In the Negativicutes bacterium genome, one interval contains:
- the rplU gene encoding 50S ribosomal protein L21: protein MYAIIETGGKQYRVSEGDVVVIEKLNANEGDTVEFDKVLSVVKEGNAVFGKPLVAGAKVTAKVEAQGKAKKILVFKYKAKSNYRKRQGHRQPFTKVVIEKIEA from the coding sequence ATGTACGCAATTATCGAAACAGGCGGTAAACAATACCGTGTAAGCGAAGGCGATGTAGTAGTTATCGAAAAACTTAATGCTAACGAAGGTGACACTGTTGAATTTGACAAAGTTCTTAGTGTTGTAAAAGAAGGCAATGCTGTTTTTGGTAAACCACTTGTTGCAGGTGCAAAAGTAACTGCAAAAGTTGAGGCTCAAGGCAAAGCGAAAAAGATTTTAGTTTTCAAATACAAAGCTAAATCAAACTATCGTAAACGTCAAGGTCATCGTCAACCATTTACTAAAGTAGTAATCGAAAAAATTGAAGCTTAA
- a CDS encoding ribosomal-processing cysteine protease Prp → MIKVKIFRNSTGKINGFKVTGHADMAPHGQDIVCAGVSALTQTAILGVAKHLRREVEYVVKSGNLILNLLSEPDELTDAIFETMLLGLVEIEKINSKNIKISEHGR, encoded by the coding sequence ATGATTAAGGTTAAAATTTTTCGTAATTCAACAGGAAAAATCAATGGCTTTAAGGTTACCGGTCATGCTGACATGGCACCGCACGGACAAGATATCGTTTGTGCTGGAGTTTCAGCGTTAACGCAGACGGCGATACTGGGCGTAGCAAAGCATTTGCGACGAGAAGTAGAGTATGTTGTAAAGAGTGGTAATTTAATACTAAATTTATTGAGTGAACCTGATGAATTAACAGATGCTATTTTTGAAACCATGCTATTAGGCTTGGTTGAAATCGAAAAAATAAATTCTAAAAACATAAAAATCTCAGAGCACGGGAGGTGA
- the minE gene encoding cell division topological specificity factor MinE: protein MLGMIMKMFGKETTASKDIARERLRLVLVHDRANVSPQFMEILKDDMFRVISNYMEINEREMEVTLTSNNSSVALVANIPVHRMKRGTGFEE from the coding sequence ATGCTAGGTATGATAATGAAGATGTTTGGAAAAGAGACTACAGCATCTAAAGATATAGCAAGAGAACGATTACGTTTGGTGTTAGTACACGATCGTGCCAATGTCTCTCCACAATTCATGGAAATTTTAAAGGATGATATGTTCAGAGTTATCTCTAACTATATGGAAATAAATGAACGTGAGATGGAAGTTACCCTTACCAGTAATAATTCATCAGTGGCGTTGGTTGCCAATATACCAGTCCATAGGATGAAACGTGGAACTGGGTTTGAGGAATAA
- a CDS encoding Rne/Rng family ribonuclease, producing the protein MKTIVVNVISAETRMAILEENELMELAIERNKATTIVGNIYQGQVKNVLPGMQAAFVDIGYKKNAFLYIGDVFQNNIAQYISAHQGFFVGQQVLTQIVKDTTDTKGPRATTNLTIPGRYVVLMPNAEYIGISRRIEDETERERLKNIAQNVCPGNMGLIIRTVAEGKSEDLLKKDIKYLLNTWNAVNARAKVSKPPTLLYRDADLVIRIVRDYLDGTIDKLIIDDYDAYNRVVELLKYMPDIKTEVEYYRGHEPIFSFYKIEGEIEKLCKRKVELKSGGHIVIDKAEALTVIDVNTGKFVGKTNLADTVFYTNKEAAAEIVKQIRLRDISGIIIIDFIDMESTAEKEYLLKLLEEKFKQDKVKTNIVGITGLGLVEITRKKSRKSIESVLYTECQHCSGSGRILSAESICINILRDIGKILKKGFVADKIIIQVSAEVAAILKGDELLNTLGAELKGKFVIEIIKGLNPQSYYLLQG; encoded by the coding sequence GTGAAAACAATTGTGGTTAATGTTATTTCAGCAGAAACAAGAATGGCAATACTTGAAGAAAACGAATTAATGGAGTTAGCAATTGAACGAAATAAAGCGACAACAATAGTGGGTAATATTTATCAAGGACAAGTTAAAAATGTTTTACCGGGAATGCAAGCGGCCTTTGTTGATATTGGCTATAAGAAAAATGCATTTTTATATATTGGTGATGTTTTTCAAAATAATATTGCTCAATATATTTCAGCGCATCAGGGGTTTTTTGTGGGGCAACAAGTATTGACGCAAATTGTTAAAGATACTACTGATACCAAAGGTCCAAGGGCTACTACTAACTTGACAATACCGGGACGATATGTGGTTTTAATGCCTAATGCTGAATATATTGGCATCTCGCGAAGAATTGAAGATGAGACCGAACGAGAGCGTTTGAAAAATATTGCACAAAATGTTTGTCCAGGTAATATGGGGCTTATTATTAGAACTGTCGCTGAAGGTAAAAGTGAAGATTTATTAAAAAAGGATATAAAATATTTACTAAATACTTGGAATGCTGTCAATGCAAGAGCTAAGGTCTCAAAGCCACCAACGCTATTATATCGTGATGCCGATTTAGTTATTAGAATAGTAAGGGACTATTTGGATGGTACTATTGATAAATTGATTATTGATGATTATGATGCTTATAATAGAGTAGTAGAATTACTAAAATATATGCCTGATATTAAGACTGAAGTTGAATACTATCGAGGTCATGAACCGATCTTTAGTTTTTATAAGATTGAAGGGGAAATTGAAAAACTCTGTAAGCGTAAGGTTGAGTTAAAATCGGGGGGACATATTGTTATTGATAAAGCAGAAGCTTTGACTGTGATTGATGTAAATACTGGTAAGTTTGTCGGCAAAACTAATCTTGCCGATACGGTGTTTTATACCAATAAAGAAGCTGCTGCTGAAATTGTAAAACAGATTAGACTACGAGATATAAGTGGCATTATTATTATTGACTTTATTGATATGGAAAGCACTGCGGAAAAAGAGTATTTATTAAAGTTACTGGAAGAAAAGTTTAAACAAGATAAAGTTAAAACTAATATTGTTGGTATTACAGGATTAGGTCTGGTTGAAATAACCCGAAAAAAATCGCGCAAAAGTATTGAAAGTGTTTTATATACAGAGTGCCAACATTGTAGTGGTAGTGGTAGAATTTTATCAGCAGAATCAATTTGTATTAATATTTTGAGGGATATCGGAAAAATTTTAAAAAAAGGATTTGTGGCTGATAAAATTATCATTCAAGTCAGTGCTGAGGTTGCTGCTATTTTAAAGGGTGATGAGTTACTAAATACTTTAGGGGCGGAGCTTAAAGGTAAGTTTGTTATTGAAATCATTAAGGGTTTAAATCCGCAATCTTATTATTTATTACAAGGATAA
- a CDS encoding TIGR03960 family B12-binding radical SAM protein, with protein MIKISPSILNSVLKPARYTGGELNSVIKDHNKVEATIALALPDVYEVGMSNLGLKILYEVLNDRADLAAERVYAPWVDMENELSCNKISLYSLETYTPLKNFDVLGFSLQYELIYSNVINMLHLSNIPLLSSERNLEDPFVIGGGPCAFNPEPVADFFDFFIIGEGEEIILEVMDVIISWKHSNKTDGRKGLLRRVAQIQGIYVPSFYAVNYNSDNTIKEIIALEQTAPSIINKRIVADLDNAKFPTKPVIPFIDIVHDRIMLELFRGCTRGCRFCQAGVIYRPVRERKMETLIKLAEDLIKNTGYDEISLTSLSSADYSKLSELVDCLMDKFKKDKVSISLPSLRIDSFSVDLAQKVQEVRKSGLTFAPEAGTQRLRDVINKGVTEEHLITAVSAAFAKGWSGVKLYFMIGLPTESDEDIIGIATLAQKVVNCYKEVTGKRGARVTVSVSSFVPKPHTPFQWYAQNTTAEINRKQQLLKENIKDKSISFKYHDARTSYMEGVFARGDRRLSKVIMEAWKQGAKFDGWSDFFNYDNWLEALAKCNLEPDFYVTRERNMTEVLPWDHIGTGATKKFLITEYEQAVNEQYTVDCRRDTCSICGVCQNLDVKVIDWRNARD; from the coding sequence ATGATTAAAATTTCCCCATCGATACTTAATTCAGTTCTAAAACCGGCCAGATATACCGGTGGAGAACTTAATAGTGTTATAAAGGATCATAATAAAGTTGAAGCTACTATTGCCTTAGCATTACCTGATGTTTATGAAGTTGGAATGTCCAACTTAGGATTAAAGATTTTATATGAAGTTTTAAATGATAGAGCTGACCTTGCGGCAGAGCGTGTTTATGCACCATGGGTTGATATGGAAAATGAGCTTTCTTGCAATAAAATTAGTCTATATTCATTAGAAACATATACCCCTCTTAAAAACTTTGATGTTTTAGGTTTTTCATTACAATATGAGCTTATTTATAGCAATGTTATTAATATGCTTCATTTATCTAATATTCCGTTGCTATCAAGTGAACGGAATCTGGAAGACCCATTTGTTATTGGCGGTGGTCCCTGTGCGTTTAATCCGGAACCGGTTGCCGATTTTTTTGATTTTTTCATTATTGGTGAAGGTGAAGAAATAATATTAGAAGTAATGGATGTTATTATTTCATGGAAACATAGTAACAAAACAGACGGACGAAAGGGTTTATTAAGAAGAGTAGCACAAATTCAAGGTATTTATGTTCCGAGCTTTTACGCTGTAAACTACAATTCTGATAATACCATTAAAGAAATAATTGCTTTAGAACAAACAGCTCCAAGTATTATTAATAAAAGAATCGTTGCCGATCTTGATAATGCTAAGTTTCCAACGAAACCGGTCATTCCATTTATTGACATTGTGCACGATCGTATTATGTTAGAATTATTTAGAGGTTGCACTAGAGGTTGCCGTTTTTGTCAAGCCGGAGTGATTTATCGACCGGTTCGTGAGAGAAAAATGGAAACCTTAATTAAATTGGCGGAAGATTTGATAAAAAATACGGGTTATGATGAGATTTCGTTAACATCACTAAGTTCAGCTGATTATTCTAAACTTAGTGAATTAGTAGATTGTTTAATGGATAAATTCAAAAAAGACAAGGTCAGTATTTCTTTGCCATCATTGCGAATTGATAGCTTTTCGGTTGACTTAGCACAAAAAGTACAAGAAGTAAGAAAAAGTGGCTTAACTTTTGCTCCAGAAGCAGGGACGCAACGACTACGCGATGTGATAAATAAAGGTGTAACGGAAGAACATTTAATAACTGCGGTTAGTGCAGCCTTTGCTAAAGGTTGGAGTGGTGTGAAACTTTACTTTATGATTGGGTTGCCGACTGAGAGTGATGAAGATATTATTGGTATTGCCACATTAGCACAAAAAGTTGTTAATTGTTATAAAGAAGTTACTGGTAAAAGAGGAGCAAGAGTTACAGTTAGTGTTTCTTCCTTTGTGCCAAAGCCACATACTCCATTTCAGTGGTATGCTCAAAATACAACGGCAGAAATTAATCGTAAGCAACAACTGTTAAAAGAAAACATAAAAGACAAGTCTATTTCCTTTAAATACCATGATGCCAGAACAAGCTATATGGAAGGCGTTTTTGCTAGAGGTGATCGTCGCTTATCAAAAGTTATAATGGAAGCTTGGAAACAAGGTGCTAAATTTGATGGATGGTCAGACTTTTTCAATTATGACAATTGGCTAGAAGCATTAGCTAAATGTAATCTTGAGCCTGATTTCTATGTTACTAGAGAACGAAATATGACTGAAGTTTTACCGTGGGATCATATCGGGACAGGGGCAACTAAAAAGTTTTTAATAACAGAATATGAACAGGCTGTTAATGAACAATATACGGTAGATTGCCGGAGAGATACTTGTAGCATTTGTGGTGTTTGTCAGAACCTTGATGTTAAAGTTATAGATTGGAGAAATGCCCGTGATTAA
- the rpmA gene encoding 50S ribosomal protein L27, which yields MFNFNLQLFAHKKGVGSTRNGRDSESKRLGVKRHAGEVVTAGSILVRQRGTHFHPGNNVGIGKDDTLYAKVAGRVAFERKGRVNRQVSVYTEEAI from the coding sequence ATGTTTAATTTTAATTTACAATTGTTCGCACATAAAAAGGGTGTTGGTAGTACTCGTAATGGACGTGATAGCGAATCAAAACGTCTAGGCGTAAAACGTCATGCAGGTGAAGTTGTTACTGCTGGCAGTATATTAGTTCGCCAAAGAGGTACTCACTTCCATCCAGGAAACAATGTAGGTATTGGTAAAGATGATACCTTATATGCTAAAGTTGCAGGACGCGTAGCTTTTGAACGTAAAGGCCGTGTTAACAGACAAGTTAGCGTATACACTGAAGAAGCTATCTAA
- the proB gene encoding glutamate 5-kinase, protein MFKRNEIKNAVRVVVKIGTSTLTYNNGKLNLFRIEKLVRELADLANQGKEIILVTSGAVGAGLDRLGSTERPKTIPEKQAVAAIGQGILMHMYEKLFAEYGQIVAQVLLTRENSVKHKLYINSRNTLLTLLKMGVIPVINENDAIAIDELKIGDNDTLSATVATIVDADLLIILSDIEGVFTANPQNDPTAQLIEEITDITPEIEELAGGAGSKLGTGGMYTKIQAAKIAVNAGVTMVIASGALEGVVRNILSGEKIGTIFPAKEQHLQVRKSWLAFGAMIKGELVVDEGCEKALITEGSSLLSVGIVEVKGTFDQGNSVRILSKQGREIARGLANYNSEEIKKICGKNTNNISKILGSKLYDEVIHRDNMVIMV, encoded by the coding sequence ATGTTTAAGCGAAATGAAATAAAAAATGCAGTAAGAGTAGTTGTAAAAATTGGTACAAGTACCTTGACTTATAATAATGGAAAACTTAATTTATTTCGTATTGAAAAATTAGTTCGTGAGCTAGCTGACTTAGCTAATCAGGGTAAAGAGATAATTCTTGTTACCAGTGGCGCGGTGGGAGCTGGCTTAGATCGGTTAGGTAGTACCGAACGACCTAAAACAATTCCAGAAAAGCAAGCAGTAGCAGCCATCGGTCAAGGAATTTTAATGCATATGTATGAAAAATTGTTTGCTGAATATGGACAAATCGTTGCTCAAGTATTATTAACCAGAGAAAATTCAGTAAAACATAAACTATATATAAATTCACGCAATACCTTATTAACATTGTTAAAGATGGGTGTTATTCCGGTAATCAATGAAAATGATGCGATTGCGATTGACGAACTTAAAATTGGTGATAATGATACTTTGTCGGCGACTGTTGCGACAATTGTTGATGCTGATTTACTAATTATCTTATCTGATATTGAAGGTGTATTTACTGCTAACCCGCAAAATGATCCTACCGCACAGTTGATTGAGGAAATCACTGATATTACCCCGGAAATTGAAGAATTAGCTGGTGGTGCAGGGTCTAAACTTGGTACAGGTGGTATGTACACTAAAATTCAAGCTGCCAAAATTGCTGTTAATGCTGGTGTTACGATGGTCATTGCTTCTGGTGCCCTTGAAGGTGTGGTAAGAAATATTTTAAGTGGTGAAAAAATCGGCACTATTTTCCCAGCGAAAGAGCAACATCTGCAAGTTCGAAAAAGCTGGTTGGCATTTGGGGCAATGATTAAAGGTGAATTGGTTGTTGATGAGGGGTGTGAAAAAGCACTTATTACTGAAGGGTCAAGTCTATTATCAGTTGGCATTGTAGAGGTCAAAGGAACTTTTGATCAAGGTAATAGTGTGAGGATTTTATCAAAGCAAGGTCGTGAAATTGCACGCGGCTTAGCAAATTACAACTCCGAAGAAATAAAAAAAATCTGTGGTAAAAATACTAATAATATCTCGAAAATTTTAGGCTCAAAACTATATGATGAAGTTATTCACCGTGATAATATGGTAATAATGGTATAA
- the obgE gene encoding GTPase ObgE, which translates to MFIDRARIQVKAGDGGDGMSSFRREKFVPKGGPSGGDGGRGGDVVFIVDNNVNTLLDFRYKRKFVAKNGDNGQTKNCYGQKAEPLYIKVPPGTIIKDEESGEVLADLTEVGQETVIVRGGRGGRGNARFVSSINRSPTFSEKGEPGEGRSLVLELKLLADVGLVGYPSVGKSSLVSMVSAARPEIAEYHFTTLVPVLGVVSLGPEHSFVIADIPGLIEGAHEGVGLGHDFLRHVERTKIIVHVVDVSGIEGRDPIEDYQRINKELKLYNERLANRPQIVAANKMDLPEAQENYQRFKEFIESEGKEIFPISAATNEGLKELMIRVSKALDDYVEEPEAVAEVKVYEDSAEADFVIKRDEVGDFVVVSKSLEKLVAMTKFENDEALRRFQNIWRLKGVDEALKARGIKEGDTVHVGEMEFEFKE; encoded by the coding sequence ATGTTTATAGATAGAGCAAGGATACAAGTAAAAGCCGGTGATGGTGGAGATGGTATGTCCAGTTTTCGTCGCGAAAAATTTGTACCTAAAGGTGGACCAAGTGGCGGTGATGGTGGCCGCGGTGGAGATGTAGTATTTATTGTTGATAATAATGTTAATACTTTACTAGATTTTCGTTATAAAAGAAAATTCGTTGCTAAAAATGGTGATAATGGTCAGACTAAAAATTGTTATGGACAAAAAGCTGAACCATTATATATTAAGGTTCCACCAGGAACAATTATTAAAGATGAAGAAAGTGGCGAAGTTTTAGCAGATCTTACAGAAGTAGGCCAAGAAACAGTTATTGTTAGAGGTGGTCGCGGTGGCAGAGGCAATGCGAGATTTGTTAGTAGTATAAATCGTTCGCCTACTTTTTCGGAAAAAGGTGAGCCGGGCGAGGGCAGAAGTTTGGTTTTGGAACTTAAATTACTGGCTGATGTTGGCTTAGTTGGTTATCCAAGTGTTGGTAAATCAAGCTTGGTTTCAATGGTTTCAGCAGCAAGACCGGAAATTGCCGAATATCACTTTACAACATTAGTACCAGTATTGGGAGTAGTAAGTTTAGGACCGGAACATAGTTTTGTTATTGCTGATATACCAGGGTTAATTGAAGGTGCTCACGAAGGGGTTGGACTTGGCCATGATTTCTTACGTCATGTAGAAAGAACAAAAATCATTGTACATGTAGTAGATGTATCGGGCATTGAAGGTCGTGATCCAATTGAAGATTATCAAAGAATTAATAAAGAGTTGAAACTTTACAATGAGCGTTTAGCTAATCGACCGCAAATTGTGGCGGCTAATAAAATGGATTTACCAGAAGCACAAGAAAATTATCAACGCTTCAAGGAGTTTATTGAGAGTGAAGGCAAAGAAATTTTCCCAATCTCTGCAGCTACTAATGAAGGCTTAAAAGAATTAATGATTAGAGTTTCTAAAGCCTTAGATGATTATGTGGAAGAACCGGAAGCTGTTGCTGAAGTTAAGGTATATGAAGATTCAGCTGAAGCAGATTTTGTCATTAAACGTGATGAAGTCGGAGATTTTGTTGTTGTAAGTAAATCACTAGAAAAATTAGTGGCAATGACTAAATTTGAAAATGATGAAGCTTTAAGAAGGTTCCAAAATATTTGGCGCTTAAAAGGTGTGGATGAAGCTCTTAAAGCTAGAGGAATAAAAGAAGGCGACACAGTGCATGTCGGTGAAATGGAATTTGAATTCAAAGAATAG
- a CDS encoding YhbY family RNA-binding protein: MGSTMDPIVQVGKGGVSETLVESLEQAIKSRELIKIKVLQNCLEHPKDVIAELAEKSNSHLVQVIGRNGLLYKENPDEPKIELP, translated from the coding sequence ATGGGGTCAACTATGGATCCGATAGTGCAAGTAGGTAAAGGTGGCGTAAGCGAGACCTTAGTAGAAAGCTTGGAACAAGCTATTAAAAGTCGAGAATTAATTAAAATTAAAGTATTGCAAAATTGCTTAGAACATCCTAAAGATGTTATTGCAGAGTTAGCGGAAAAATCTAACTCTCACCTGGTACAGGTTATTGGTAGAAATGGGTTGCTTTATAAAGAAAACCCTGATGAACCTAAAATTGAGCTTCCGTAA
- a CDS encoding glutamate-5-semialdehyde dehydrogenase translates to MLSNNIELEKKAQQAKQAATSLAVLPTNIKNEALLKMADALEFEAEFILTENHKDIENGTQKGLRASLLDRLLLTKERITAMAEGLRQTVSLPDPVGEGLGATVRPNGLEIRKVRVPLGVIGIIYEARPNVTADAVGLCLKSGNAVILRGGSEAINSNIAIIKVLTTAAEKAGIPAGAIAFIENTDRQVVNEMLKLNQYLDVIIPRGGAGLIKTVVENSTVPVIETGTGVCHTFIDESADLNMALAIAINAKVSRPAVCNSMETLLIHEAVAKTFMPAVLKSLAEHKVEVRGCEKTCALDSNIKMASPEDWAKEYGDLILNIKILTDINEAIAHIGQYSTRHSEAIITNDYNNSRKFQNEVDAAAVYVNASTRFTDGFEFGYGAEIGISTQKLHARGPMGLTELTSTKYVILGSGQIR, encoded by the coding sequence ATGCTAAGTAATAATATAGAACTTGAGAAAAAAGCTCAACAAGCAAAGCAAGCGGCTACTAGCTTGGCTGTTTTGCCAACTAATATAAAAAATGAAGCTTTATTAAAAATGGCTGATGCGTTGGAATTTGAAGCTGAGTTTATTTTAACAGAAAACCATAAGGACATTGAAAATGGCACACAAAAAGGTTTGCGGGCATCGTTGCTAGATCGATTGTTATTAACCAAAGAACGTATCACAGCGATGGCAGAAGGCTTACGACAAACGGTATCATTACCTGATCCGGTAGGGGAAGGTCTTGGTGCTACCGTTAGACCAAACGGCTTAGAAATCCGCAAAGTAAGAGTGCCGTTGGGTGTTATTGGTATTATTTATGAAGCAAGACCAAATGTAACAGCTGATGCTGTAGGATTGTGCTTAAAATCCGGCAACGCTGTAATTTTGCGTGGTGGGTCTGAAGCTATTAATTCCAATATTGCAATTATCAAAGTTTTAACGACTGCTGCAGAGAAAGCTGGAATTCCAGCGGGGGCGATTGCCTTTATTGAAAATACTGATCGTCAAGTTGTTAACGAGATGTTGAAACTGAATCAATATTTAGATGTTATAATTCCTCGTGGCGGTGCTGGATTGATTAAAACTGTAGTAGAAAATAGTACAGTGCCAGTTATTGAAACCGGAACTGGGGTATGTCATACTTTTATTGATGAGAGTGCTGATTTAAATATGGCATTGGCCATTGCGATTAATGCAAAAGTTTCAAGACCGGCAGTTTGCAACTCAATGGAAACTTTATTGATACATGAAGCTGTTGCAAAAACTTTTATGCCAGCAGTGTTAAAAAGTTTAGCAGAACATAAAGTGGAAGTTCGTGGTTGTGAAAAAACTTGTGCTCTAGATTCTAATATTAAAATGGCCAGTCCGGAAGATTGGGCTAAAGAATATGGTGATTTAATCTTAAATATTAAGATTTTGACTGACATTAATGAAGCAATTGCTCATATCGGACAATATAGTACGAGACATTCTGAAGCAATTATCACTAATGACTATAATAATTCTCGAAAATTTCAAAATGAAGTTGATGCCGCGGCGGTGTATGTAAATGCTTCAACACGGTTTACTGATGGTTTTGAATTCGGCTATGGTGCGGAAATTGGCATTAGTACTCAAAAACTTCATGCCAGAGGGCCAATGGGCTTAACGGAATTAACAAGCACAAAATATGTTATTTTAGGCTCCGGTCAAATAAGATAA
- a CDS encoding TIGR03936 family radical SAM-associated protein — MIKLRVEISKDEEIRYISHLDYAGAIEKALKRAEIPVAYSEGFNPHMKLAFASALAVGLTSATEYMELELKEQIDIKEFIAKFEKQLPRGIKVLQAKYLMKKEKALMAIVDLATYCIEVPLLGSVEAAIEALENFNKVAELKYLKITPKQSKEIEIKQYLKESIKAEFHNSIMKITMAIIITPGGSVKPTDVLTAITENFALNIKSDDALIHRTGLYANGKSPIDLI, encoded by the coding sequence GTGATTAAATTGCGTGTTGAAATAAGTAAAGATGAAGAAATTCGTTATATATCACATTTAGACTATGCAGGGGCAATTGAAAAAGCTTTAAAGCGTGCCGAAATACCAGTGGCATATTCTGAAGGTTTTAATCCGCACATGAAACTTGCTTTTGCTTCAGCATTAGCAGTGGGGTTAACAAGTGCTACTGAATATATGGAACTAGAATTAAAAGAGCAAATTGATATAAAAGAATTTATTGCCAAGTTTGAAAAACAGCTGCCAAGAGGAATTAAGGTTCTTCAAGCTAAATATTTAATGAAGAAAGAAAAAGCTTTAATGGCTATTGTTGATTTAGCAACATATTGCATTGAAGTGCCGTTATTGGGCAGTGTTGAAGCTGCTATCGAGGCTCTTGAAAACTTTAATAAAGTAGCAGAGCTTAAATATTTAAAGATTACACCAAAACAAAGTAAGGAAATTGAAATTAAGCAATATCTTAAAGAATCGATTAAAGCTGAGTTTCATAACAGTATTATGAAGATTACAATGGCAATTATTATAACACCGGGAGGCAGTGTTAAACCGACGGATGTTTTAACTGCTATTACTGAAAATTTTGCATTAAACATTAAATCTGACGATGCCTTGATCCATCGAACGGGGTTATATGCTAATGGTAAAAGCCCAATTGATTTAATTTAA
- a CDS encoding Spo0B domain-containing protein — MSNGDNFALNNISEECKTLLKLQRHDFLNHLQVIQGFLQLGKTDRAFRYMEDIIEDVRDIEKLLAKAKDL; from the coding sequence ATGTCTAATGGTGATAATTTTGCGCTAAACAATATCTCAGAAGAATGTAAAACCTTACTCAAGTTACAACGACATGATTTTTTAAATCATCTTCAAGTGATTCAGGGTTTTTTACAGTTGGGTAAAACAGATAGGGCTTTTCGTTATATGGAAGATATTATAGAAGATGTTAGGGATATTGAAAAGCTGTTAGCTAAAGCAAAAGACTTATAA
- the rodA gene encoding rod shape-determining protein RodA: MLNNRMLKKLDFTLITVVLGLIGISLIIIGSATHINTPSDDRYWYVQRQGIFAVLNCCLVYFMLTFDYKSLQKYGNHLYAFNIIMLIAVMVFGHSALGAQRWIQIGPITLQPSEFSKIIMIISLAALLEKRIGKLNTFKDILPVFLYVGFPFLLVMKQPDLGTSLVFLAILLGMTFVAGISLRILMILFGAGLALLPIFWHFLKDYQKMRITVFINPNVDPLGSGYHIIQSKIAIGSGMLFGKGLFGGTQSQLNFLPENHTDFIFAVIGEETGFIGALVILLLYLVILYRGAKIANDSKDDFGTLLAAGITSMLTFHVLVNVGMTAGIMPVTGIPLPFMSYGVSALTTNLLAIGILLNIHMRRQKILF, encoded by the coding sequence ATGTTAAATAACAGAATGTTAAAAAAACTTGATTTTACTTTGATTACTGTTGTTTTGGGTTTAATTGGAATTAGTTTGATAATTATCGGCAGTGCAACGCATATTAATACTCCTTCTGACGATCGCTATTGGTATGTACAACGGCAAGGTATTTTTGCGGTGTTGAACTGTTGCTTAGTTTATTTTATGCTGACTTTTGATTATAAAAGCCTACAAAAATATGGTAATCATTTATACGCTTTTAATATTATTATGTTAATTGCTGTAATGGTGTTTGGACATAGTGCGTTAGGAGCACAACGTTGGATTCAAATTGGACCGATTACTTTACAGCCGTCAGAATTTTCGAAAATAATTATGATTATATCGTTAGCAGCGTTGCTAGAAAAAAGAATTGGTAAACTTAATACTTTTAAAGATATTTTACCTGTATTTTTATATGTTGGTTTCCCGTTCCTCTTAGTAATGAAGCAACCTGACTTAGGAACGTCGCTAGTATTTTTGGCAATTTTGTTAGGCATGACTTTTGTTGCCGGAATTAGTTTAAGGATATTAATGATTTTATTTGGTGCAGGACTGGCTTTATTGCCAATCTTTTGGCATTTCTTAAAAGATTATCAAAAAATGAGAATTACAGTTTTTATAAATCCGAATGTAGATCCCTTAGGTTCAGGCTATCATATAATACAATCTAAAATTGCTATTGGCTCAGGGATGCTATTTGGCAAAGGGTTGTTTGGTGGAACGCAAAGCCAATTGAATTTTTTACCGGAAAATCATACTGATTTTATTTTTGCAGTTATTGGTGAAGAAACAGGATTTATTGGAGCCTTGGTAATTTTATTACTATATTTAGTGATTTTATATCGCGGAGCGAAAATAGCTAATGATTCCAAGGATGATTTTGGGACATTATTAGCCGCAGGAATAACTTCAATGTTAACTTTTCATGTTTTAGTTAATGTTGGAATGACTGCTGGCATTATGCCGGTAACAGGCATACCACTACCATTTATGAGTTATGGGGTTAGTGCATTAACCACTAATTTATTAGCAATTGGTATTTTACTTAATATTCATATGCGCAGACAAAAGATATTATTTTAA